In Chlamydiota bacterium, the DNA window GTTCCCCTTACCGAAGCCACGGATCGTCCATCGCTTTTATATACCGTCAAAATTGAGTGAGGCTTACTGAAGAGCCGTATGCGGAAAATCCGCACGTACGGTTCCGTGAGGGGCATTGAAATATATGTCTACTCGACAAGGTTAAAGAAAAAAAGCTAAAAGGTTAAAGACATGAATATTGGAATTGTTGGAACAGGATATGTTGGCTTGATTACGGGGACTTGTTTAGCTGAATTGGGTCATCATGCCCTTTGTATTGACAATGATCGAAGAAAAATTGAACTTTTAAAAAAGGGGAAAATTCCCATTTATGAACCAGGTCTAGCTCCTTTAATCCAAAAGAATATCAAGGCGGGTCGACTCTCTTTTTCAACATCCATTCGTGAGGCAGTAGAAAAATCTCTGGTCATTTTTATTGCGGTTAATACCCCTCCCTTAGATACCGGAGAGGCTGATTTAAGTTATGTGGCCAGTGTTGCTCGTGAAGTGGCAAACCATTTAACAGGCTACCGTGTCATTGTAGATAAAAGTACTGTTCCAGTAAAAACAGGTGAGAAGGTCAGTGAAACGATCAGGCGCTATTGCAAGAAGGGGGTTGAATTTGACGTTGTTTCTAACCCTGAATTTTTAAGAGAGGGAACAGCTGTAAGTGACATGATGAATCCGGATCGCATTGTGGTCGGGGTTGAAAATACAAGGGCAGCCCAAGTGATGAGAGAGCTTTACGAACCGATTAAGACAAAATTTTTAGTTACGGATATTCCCTCGGCTGAACTCATTAAACATGCCAGCAATTCATTTTTGGCCATGAAAATTTCTTTTGCGAATGCCTTAAGTAATATTTGTGAGATCACCCGAGCCAATGTTGAGCAAGTGACTTATGGGATGGGGCTAGATCATCGAATCGGCCAAAATTTTTTAAAGGCAGGAATCGGTTATGGAGGTTCTTGTTTTCCAAAGGATGTTTCAGCCTTTATTAAAATCGCTGAGGAGATTGGATATTCTTTTGATCTTTTGAAAGCGGTTGAAAAAATTAATGAAGATCAAAAAAATCGATTCATTCGAAAAGTGAAAGAGGTCCTATGGGTATTAAAAGGTAAAACCATTGGGGTTTTAGGTCTTGCCTTTAAGCCCAACACGGACGACATGCGCAATGCCCCTGCGGTCGATATTATTAAAGCGCTTTTAGAGGGTGGGGCCAAAATTAAAACCTATGACCCTGAGGCAATGGATAAGGCCAAATTTTTCATAAAAAAAGTTCAGTATTGTAAAGATTCCTATCAAGTTGCCAAGGAGGCAGATGCCTTGCTGATCCTTACTGAATGGGATGAATTTAAGAAAATTGATTATAAAAAAATCAAAAAATCAATGCTGACCCCCATTATGATTGACGGACGTAATTTATTAGATCCAAAAGAAATGGCAAATTTAGGATTTATTTATAAAAGTGTTGGACGGTCCTAAAAAATGAAGAATTTGCAAATGCAAAATGTTGCTCAGGGGCCTGAAAAGGCGATTTTAGTGGGTGTCGAGTGGAGGGGAAATAGGATTTGGGATCTTGAGAGTTCCATAGAAGAATTGCTTGAGCTTGTTGATACAGCAGGAGCCAGGGTGGTGGCGACGCTTCTGGCCAAAATAGATAAGCCTACACCCACCTATTTTATCGGTTCAGGAAAGGCAAATGAACTTGCGGCGCTTACGCAAGAATCGGGCGCTGATCTTATTGTTTTTGATGATGATTTAAGTCCTGCTCAGTCCCGTAATCTTGAAAAAATTTCTAAAGTGAGGGTGATTGATCGCACTCAAATTATTCTCGATATTTTTTCCCGTCGTGCCCGCACCAAAGAGGCTCAGTTTCAGGTCGAGCTTGCCCAACTTCGGTATTTACTCCCCAGACTGACCGGTCAATGGATGCATCTTTCGAGACAGGAGGGCGGAGTTGGAACACGAGGTCCAGGGGAGACGCAACTTGAGGTTGACCGACGTCGGGCAAAAACAAGAATTTTAAAACTAGAAAAAGAATTAAAGGCCATTACTTCGGAAAGGGAAACTCAACGGAAAAGAAGAGAGAAAACAGGCGTTCCTCTTGTTTCGATTATGGGTTATACCAATGCAGGAAAAACAACCCTTTTTAATCGATTAACAACCAGCCGTAATTTAGCAGAGGACCGGCTTTTTGCGACGTTGGATGCGACGGTTCGTAAAAAAGAATTAGAGGGTCATAGGATAGTTCTTTTTTCAGATACAGTTGGTTTCATTCGAAAGCTTCCTCATCATTTGGTGGAATCCTTTAAGGCAACCCTAGAAGAAGTGATTCACTCAGATCTTTTAATTCATGTCGTTGATATCAGTGATCCCTTATATCAAGAAAAACATGCGGTGGTTTTACAGGTCTTGGGTAAACTTGGAGCTGAATCTATTTCAAGGATGACCGTTCTCAATAAAATTGATCTTCTTGAAGGACCTGAGCGAATTCTTCGATGGGAGAGGGGTGGGGAAAAGGTGATCCCCCTATCCGCTCAATCAGGGCAAGGGGTTGATTCTTTGTTAGCGGGTGTAAGCGAATTCTTTAAAAAAAGTTTTGTGAGGATGAAGGTTTTTATTCCTCATCAGGCGAATGATTGGGTTTCATTCTTGTACCGTGAAGCCCATGTGATTAAGAAAAAGTATGAAGAGAATGGGGCTTTTCTTGAAATTGAAATTTCTTCACATCTTGTTTCAAAAATCCTTCCCTTTCAAATTTCTTAAGCTATAATCGGCATAATAACAGTTTGAGAATAAATACATAAAAGTTCAGCTTAATATTTAAGCATTATGAAGAATCTATATCAGTCATGAAAATGAGACGTTGTTACTGGCTATTCCCCTCCTTTGTACCCCAAAGGGGAGGAACTCAATTTTCATCCACTTGGGTGGACTGAAAGTTCATGATGACAAATATCAAAATGACAGACTAAAATTCAAAATGGTTTTCCAGTTTTAGAAAGATAGATGAAGGGTTTATCTGCTATGGACAAGTCAAGTTAACAGATTAAAATTCAAATATTCATTCGTTTCGGAATTTTTTCATGAATCTCTACCGCAATTTTGATTTTTGATGTTTGATTTTTGAAATTTAAAAAGTAGGAGATTTTTTACATGGGCCGGATTTTTATCGTCATTGGAGTCATTGCGTTAAATCTCGCTTTCGTGGGATGTGGCAAACTTCCGCCTTCTATGAATGATGTTGCTCAAATAGAAAAAGCGAAGAATGAACCTTTTTGGGCTGATTTTGTGCAAGTCCATTATCCTGCTTGGACCGAGCATTATTGGTCGGACCGAGAACTTTGGGGAAATAGAGGATATTGGGTGGGGGGGCCTCCTCAAATGCCCGATGAGAAACTTGCTCATTTAAGATTAAAAGGGAAACTGATCGATGGAGAGGGATCTTTCCTTCCAAAGGTGATTATCAAACAGCCGGCGCTCTCTGAAGAGGCGTTGCTCAGAGAAATAGATGCGCTTCCTCAGCCCCCTAAACCAACGAAACATACGGTTAAGAAAGGCGAGTGTTTGTGGTTTATTGCGGGTTATGAAGAAATTTATGGAAATCCTTTGCAGTGGCCCAGGATTTTTCAGGCGAATCGGGATAAAATTCGCGATCCCGATTGGATCTATCCTGGACAGGTCTTTATCATTCCAAGAGATTAGTTGGTTCTGTCTTCTACGGCTTTCAGTCATTTGCCTTCCTTAAGAGTCTTTATTAGTGTAGAGGGTTTTCAGGAGTTTATTAATTAAAAATTCAAAAGTCAAAATGCAAAATGACAACCTAAAAATCAAAATTTCTAATGCAATTGCAAGGGAGACATTTTAAATTTTAATTTGTCATTTTGATATTTGTCATCATGAACTTTCAGTCCACCCAAGTGGATGAAAATTGAGTTCCTCCCCTTTGGGGTACAAAGGAGGGGAATAGCCAGTAACAACGTCTCATTTTCATGACTGATATTTGATTTTTGGATTTTCATAATTGAGTTAGAATCATAAAAAGGAGTCGCCTGATGGCTAAAGAAACCTTACATTTTCCGGATACACAGTTTGCCCGATCTTTATTTGCTCACGATGATGAGAATCTTGAAGTGATAGGAAAGGCCTTGCGCATTAAAGTGGTCTCACGGGGAAATTTTATTAAGCTGATTGGAGACCCAGAAGGAATTAAGAAAGCGAGAAAAATTTTTCATGAGCTTTCTCGACTTGCAAATAGTGGAAAAACAGTAGAAAGGGCCGATGTCATTTATGCCCTTTCTCATCATGCCGAAGAGGGTTCTTCTCTTGCCGAGGAGAATGTGCCATCGGATGCCATTCGTGTTTCCTCTCGAAAGAACCTGGTTTATTCTAAGTCTAAGAGCCAATTGGAATATATGGAGGCTATTCGTAAATATGATGTCGTTTTTTCGATTGGGCCTGCAGGGACAGGGAAAACCTATCTTGCGATGGCGATGGCTGTTTCTTATCTTTTAGAAGATAAGGTCCGACGTTTGATCTTGACGCGTCCTGCTGTGGAGGCGGGGGAAAGCTTAGGTTTTCTTCCGGGTGATTTATCAGAAAAAATTAATCCCTATCTTAGACCTCTTTATGATGCTCTTTACGACATGATGGAAGTGGACCGTATTCAGCGATATATGGAACGGGGGTTGATTGAGGTCGCCCCGCTGGCCTATATGAGGGGAAGAACCCTCAATGATGCTTTTATCATTTTAGATGAAGCTCAAAATACCACCATCGAACAGATGAAAATGTTTTTAACCCGTTTAGGTTTTAATTCAAAAGCGGTGATTACAGGAGATATTACGCAGGTGGATCTACCGGCTCATAAACTTTCAGGATTGGTTCACGCAAATAAAATTTTAAAAGATATTCGAGGTATTAAAATTTCAAGATTTTCAGATAAGGATGTTGTTCGCCATACATTGGTGAAAAAAATTATTCGAGCCTACGAGCACGATCGAGCCCCGCACGCTCTTGATTCAAAATCTAAAAGACCTTCTCAGGCTCATAAAACCTTAAGTTCAGGTGTATTTGAACAGGAAGATCTTGGAGCGACATGAAGAAATTCAGGGCCTCTTCCAAGTACGAAATTAATGTTAGAAATGAGCAAACGAAGTTCAAAATTAATCTTCGTAAAGTGGAGATTCTTGCCAGGGCTACCTTAGCCGAGGAAGATGTTTGTGCAGGTGTTCCGATTGAATTGGGCATTTCTTTTGTGAGTGATCAGCGGATTTGGACTTTGAATCGAAAATTTTTGGGCCATGATTGGAAAACAGATGTTTTGGCCTTTCCAGTGGATGAGAAAGCGGGTCGTGAGAAAGTATGGATGCTGGGAGAGGTTGTCATTTCCATTGAAAGGGCCATGGATCAGTCTCAATCCTTTAATGAAGATCCGGAAAGGGAAGTGGCTCTTTATATGGTGCATGGCATTTTACATTTGTTAGGATATCGGGATAAAACTCCAAAGCTCTCTGGAAAAATGTGGCGTCGCCAGGATGAGATTTTAAAGAGAAGATATAATGGAATAGGTTTGAAAGGATTGAAATAGATGGCGGTTCGTTCAAAATGGGTTGAAAGTTTTAATAATGCAGTTGAAGGTCTGATTTTTGTATTTAAAAGTCAGAGAAGTATGAAAGTTCATTTTATTTTCTGTCTTTTGATTCTCATCGGGAGTCTTTTTCTTCATATTAGTTTTTCTGATTTTTTATTTTTGGCTTTTGCCATGACCTTCGTTTTGGTTGCAGAAATGTTTAATACCGCTTTTGAACTGGTCATGGATATGATGAGCGAAAGTTATCATCCCCTGATTCGTGTGGCAAAGGATGCCAGTGCAGGGGCTGTTTTGATTGCGACCCTGAATGCAGTGATTGTTGGATATCTTGTCGTAGCCAAATATCTTAGCCAACCTATTTTTTATGGACTCAATCGTGTTCTAGAAAGTCCATGGCATATCACGCTGGTTGCCATTTTAACGGTCTTAATTTTGTCGATTGGAATTAAGGTTTTTTTAGGAAGAGGAACGCCTTTTTATGGAGGAATGCCCAGCGCTCACTCCGCCATTGCTTTTTCAATTTGGGCTATTGTGACCATTCTCTCTCGAGATCCTTTGGTGATGACCCTTACATTGATTGTAGCGCTGATGATTGCTCAAGGAAGAGTTGCCAGTGGGATTCATCGTTTTCGGGAAGTTCTGATGGGGGCGATTCTCGGAGTGCTGGTTTCTCTTCTTGTGTTTCAACTGGTTCGACATGTTTAACCCCTCCATCCCACCACCTCATGTTGGTCGGACAGCGGACTCACCTCCTTAGATGAGAGGTGGTGGGACCAACTCCCCTTATTCTAAGGGGAGAGCCCCCCTCTTATATAAGAGGGGATGGGGGAGTTATAGGTTTAAATTCCTATTTTAAAAGGAGTCAGTGATGTTTTTAAAAAAAGATCGAAGTTACAGTTTTAATAAAAAAATAAGGGTTTATTTTTTTACAGGCCTCTTGGTGTCTTTGCCGGTACTGGGATCTTTTTGGATTCTATCGGTCTTGTTTGTTAAACTCACCGATTTTATGTATCAATTTATTGCTCCCAATGGGCATCAGTTTTTTGGTCAGTGGCTTCTTTGGAGATTGGTTGCCTTAATTCTTTTATTCTGTGCAGTTGTGTTGATCGGTCTTGTCGCTCGTAACTACATTGGAAAAAAACTGATTCAAGGGGGAGAAACTTTATTAAGCAAAATCCCTGTTTTGAATCGTATTTACTCAACATTAAAACAGATTTTTGAATCGTTTTGGGGGGAAGATAAGGCCGTTTTTCGAAGTGTCGTATTTGTAGAATACCCTCGTGAAGGAACCTATTCTATTGGCTTTGTCACTTCTGAAATTAAAGGTGATCTGAAGGATGCCATTGGCGAAAATAAGGTGAGTGTTTTTATTCCAACGGCTCCCAATCCGACTTCAGGTTTTCTAATCATGATATCGAAAGATAAATTGATTAAAACTC includes these proteins:
- a CDS encoding UDP-glucose/GDP-mannose dehydrogenase family protein, which produces MNIGIVGTGYVGLITGTCLAELGHHALCIDNDRRKIELLKKGKIPIYEPGLAPLIQKNIKAGRLSFSTSIREAVEKSLVIFIAVNTPPLDTGEADLSYVASVAREVANHLTGYRVIVDKSTVPVKTGEKVSETIRRYCKKGVEFDVVSNPEFLREGTAVSDMMNPDRIVVGVENTRAAQVMRELYEPIKTKFLVTDIPSAELIKHASNSFLAMKISFANALSNICEITRANVEQVTYGMGLDHRIGQNFLKAGIGYGGSCFPKDVSAFIKIAEEIGYSFDLLKAVEKINEDQKNRFIRKVKEVLWVLKGKTIGVLGLAFKPNTDDMRNAPAVDIIKALLEGGAKIKTYDPEAMDKAKFFIKKVQYCKDSYQVAKEADALLILTEWDEFKKIDYKKIKKSMLTPIMIDGRNLLDPKEMANLGFIYKSVGRS
- the hflX gene encoding GTPase HflX → MKNLQMQNVAQGPEKAILVGVEWRGNRIWDLESSIEELLELVDTAGARVVATLLAKIDKPTPTYFIGSGKANELAALTQESGADLIVFDDDLSPAQSRNLEKISKVRVIDRTQIILDIFSRRARTKEAQFQVELAQLRYLLPRLTGQWMHLSRQEGGVGTRGPGETQLEVDRRRAKTRILKLEKELKAITSERETQRKRREKTGVPLVSIMGYTNAGKTTLFNRLTTSRNLAEDRLFATLDATVRKKELEGHRIVLFSDTVGFIRKLPHHLVESFKATLEEVIHSDLLIHVVDISDPLYQEKHAVVLQVLGKLGAESISRMTVLNKIDLLEGPERILRWERGGEKVIPLSAQSGQGVDSLLAGVSEFFKKSFVRMKVFIPHQANDWVSFLYREAHVIKKKYEENGAFLEIEISSHLVSKILPFQIS
- a CDS encoding LysM peptidoglycan-binding domain-containing protein; translation: MPDEKLAHLRLKGKLIDGEGSFLPKVIIKQPALSEEALLREIDALPQPPKPTKHTVKKGECLWFIAGYEEIYGNPLQWPRIFQANRDKIRDPDWIYPGQVFIIPRD
- a CDS encoding PhoH family protein — translated: MAKETLHFPDTQFARSLFAHDDENLEVIGKALRIKVVSRGNFIKLIGDPEGIKKARKIFHELSRLANSGKTVERADVIYALSHHAEEGSSLAEENVPSDAIRVSSRKNLVYSKSKSQLEYMEAIRKYDVVFSIGPAGTGKTYLAMAMAVSYLLEDKVRRLILTRPAVEAGESLGFLPGDLSEKINPYLRPLYDALYDMMEVDRIQRYMERGLIEVAPLAYMRGRTLNDAFIILDEAQNTTIEQMKMFLTRLGFNSKAVITGDITQVDLPAHKLSGLVHANKILKDIRGIKISRFSDKDVVRHTLVKKIIRAYEHDRAPHALDSKSKRPSQAHKTLSSGVFEQEDLGAT
- the ybeY gene encoding rRNA maturation RNase YbeY, whose translation is MKKFRASSKYEINVRNEQTKFKINLRKVEILARATLAEEDVCAGVPIELGISFVSDQRIWTLNRKFLGHDWKTDVLAFPVDEKAGREKVWMLGEVVISIERAMDQSQSFNEDPEREVALYMVHGILHLLGYRDKTPKLSGKMWRRQDEILKRRYNGIGLKGLK
- a CDS encoding diacylglycerol kinase, translated to MAVRSKWVESFNNAVEGLIFVFKSQRSMKVHFIFCLLILIGSLFLHISFSDFLFLAFAMTFVLVAEMFNTAFELVMDMMSESYHPLIRVAKDASAGAVLIATLNAVIVGYLVVAKYLSQPIFYGLNRVLESPWHITLVAILTVLILSIGIKVFLGRGTPFYGGMPSAHSAIAFSIWAIVTILSRDPLVMTLTLIVALMIAQGRVASGIHRFREVLMGAILGVLVSLLVFQLVRHV
- a CDS encoding DUF502 domain-containing protein, which produces MFLKKDRSYSFNKKIRVYFFTGLLVSLPVLGSFWILSVLFVKLTDFMYQFIAPNGHQFFGQWLLWRLVALILLFCAVVLIGLVARNYIGKKLIQGGETLLSKIPVLNRIYSTLKQIFESFWGEDKAVFRSVVFVEYPREGTYSIGFVTSEIKGDLKDAIGENKVSVFIPTAPNPTSGFLIMISKDKLIKTHLTVEDGFKMVVSSGMVMPK